A stretch of Henckelia pumila isolate YLH828 chromosome 4, ASM3356847v2, whole genome shotgun sequence DNA encodes these proteins:
- the LOC140861572 gene encoding probable adenylate kinase 7, mitochondrial isoform X1 — MSVFSRLRVAARLSSPMRLPKGRRYGSAAAVQLDYDYDDLEDAVQRKGMEDLEEWETVGRGVQWVIMGDPMVNRHVYAERLAKLLEVPHISMGSLVRQELNPNSPLYKQIASSVNQGKLVPEDVIFGLLSKRLEEGYRRGESGFILDGIPRTRVQAEILDQITDIDLVLNLKCSDEFLLKKPVGNGIYSPAPEFHRMSNSGFNLNFHPEAGRLQPSISNSDAIWKEKLRMHTELRKPVEEYYKQQKKLLDFQVAGAPGDAWPGLLAALQLQHMSCVSSSANSSQKLTA, encoded by the exons ATGTCAGTGTTCAGCCGGCTCAGAGTGGCAGCGCGGCTTTCCTCTCCGATGCGTCTGCCGAAGGGCCGCCGCTACGGATCAGCTGCCGCCGTTCAGCTGGACTACGATTACGACGATCTTGAGGATGCAGTACAGAGGAAAGGAATGGAGGACCTAGAGGAATGGGAAACCGTGGGAAGGGGCGTTCAGTGGGTCATCATGGGAGACCCAATGGTCAACAGACACGTGTACGCGGAGCGGCTCGCGAAGCTCTTGGAGGTTCCTCATATTTCCATGGGCTCGCTTGTGCGTCAAGAGCTCAATCCTAACTCTCCTCTCTACAAACAG ATTGCTAGCTCGGTGAACCAAGGGAAGCTAGTTCCGGAAGATGTAATTTTTGGGCTTCTATCGAAGAGACTGGAAGAAGGTTATCGCAGGGGTGAAAGTGGCTTCATTTTAGATGGAATTCCCAGAACGAGGGTGCAAGCT GAGATACTCGACCAAATTACTGATATCGACCTGGTGCTGAATCTTAAGTGCTCGGATGAGTTCTTGCTGAAGAAGCCTGTAGGCAATGGAATTTACTCTCCTGCACCAGAATTCCATCGCATGTCTAATTCGGGATTTAATCTAAATTTTCATCCAGAGGCTGGTCGTTTGCAACCCTCCATCTCCAACTCGGATGCCATCTGGAAGGAGAAACTTCGCATGCATACGGAACTG AGGAAGCCTGTGGAAGAATACTACAAGCAACAGAAGAAACTTCTAGACTTTCAAGTGGCTGGTGCACCTGGAGATGCCTGGCCAGGTCTTCTGGCTGCGTTGCAGCTACAGCACATGAGTTGTGTCTCGTCGAGTGCCAATTCGTCACAGAAATTGACTGCATGA
- the LOC140861861 gene encoding uncharacterized protein isoform X1 yields the protein MVLGLRTNTRKGPSVQLDYIIHIQEIKPWPPSQSLRNLRGVLIQWEHGDRNSGLTNQVVPLLDTGGDVGDGRIEFNESFKLHVSLLREMSVKGGDGDAFQKNCIEFNLYEPRRDKTAKGQLLGTAVLDLADYGIVKESVSISVPINCKRTYRNTAHPLLFLKIQPFEKSRTSSSSKDSLMREASMDRNQVECVSTLMREEYAEEAEVASYTTDDDVSSHSSQPITSSAAESNGSLSPQRKENMAVAENGSAGEASNGHVPGHFVEKLDEKQMTESNVNLTGNSSRSSSMDLSSDLAWISKKIISRSLQPLDAEGKEKEQSSNIEDEEHESGVGDILENTVDGGKDESQQPSSDEGIFTSPIAQENISDLDNRTNNTLDSALNHSHDDADASFSQKGDMLEGERTNSSQSGSADNETRENNQDYANRRIGDEKEQQIEDRPSAVSSQVDVQKHVKLFENGEVSCSEENTAFASDLSSSDKSKQIKSVRSSPDSNRRNGSVRSSEHKDTRLYTMETKNLLSDSVVQHLENKIKNLEGELREAAAIEISLYSVVAEHGSSATKVHAPARRLSRLYFHARRQNPSSRRGSAAKSIVSGLVLVAKACGNDVPRLTFWLSNSIVLRVIMSKSLGASQLPISRRPVAETAWDRNGNKKSSLLKWESFPTKSMRSSTEESSGDWENPLAFAAALEKVEMWIFSRIIESIWWQTFTPHMQSSAAKSINRSMDSDSSKLRRTSSSSEQQQGTFSLELWKKAFRDACERICPVRAGGHDCGCLPILSRLIMEQLIARLDVAMFNAILRESADEIPTDPVADPISDADVLPIPAGKASFGAGAQLKNAVGHWSRWLTDLFGIDDDELPEDENGSETVDDDEPRSSDTTSKSFHLLNALSDLMMLPKDMLLSRTIRKEVCPTFGPPLIRRVLNCFIPDEFCPDPIPGVVLEALNSSVESSDSFDTEEDSVMTFPCAAAPVIYEPPSASSVAGFSGESGGTPLLIRNGSSLLKKSQTSDDELDELDSPMKSIHLDFSQSSPSSVKPAWVSNKNGSLNAVRYQLLRDVWMNSE from the exons ATGGTTCTAGGTCTGAGGACCAATACCAGGAAAGGCCCTTCGGTTCAGCTTGATTATATAATCCACATCCAGGAGATTAAGCCATGGCCCCCATCTCAGTCACTGAGAAATCTCCGTGGTGTTCTGATTCAATGGGAGCATGGTGATAGGAATTCTGGCTTGACCAATCAAGTCGTCCCTTTACTTGATACTGGGGGTGATGTTGGTGATGGAAGGATTGAATTCAATGAATCTTTCAAGCTTCATGTTTCGCTGTTGCGCGAGATGTCTGTCAAAGGAGGGGATGGAGACGCATTTCAGAAGAATTGCATTGAGTTCAATCTTTATGAACCACGGAGGGACAAGACTGCGAAAGGTCAGCTACTGGGAACAGCTGTTCTGGACTTGGCAGATTATGGTATTGTTAAAGAGAGTGTGAGTATTAGTGTTCCCATTAACTGTAAACGGACGTATAGGAACACAGCacatccacttcttttccttaAAATCCAGCCATTTGAGAAGAGCCGCACGAGCTCCTCTTCGAAAGACAGCCTGATGAGAGAAGCTTCAATGGACAGAAATCAAGTTGAATGTGTTTCTACGTTGATGAGGGAAGAATATGCAGAAGAAGCCGAGGTAGCCTCATATACTACTGATGATGATGTTTCTTCGCACTCATCTCAGCCCATTACTTCTTCAGCAGCTGAATctaatgggagtttatcacctCAACGTAAAGAG AACATGGCAGTTGCAGAGAATGGTAGTGCTGGAGAGGCAAGCAATGGCCATGTCCCTGGTCATTTTGTTGAGAAATTAGATGAGAAGCAAATGACTGAATCTAATGTGAATTTGACCGGGAATTCATCCCGTTCGTCTTCGATGGATTTATCTTCTGATCTTGCTtggatttcaaaaaaaattatttcccgAAGTTTGCAGCCATTAGATGCAGAAGGAAAGGAGAAAGAACAGAGCTCCAATATAGAAGATGAAGAACACGAAAGTGGAGTTGGCGATATTCTGGAAAATACTGTGGATGGTGGGAAGGACGAGTCGCAACAGCCAAGTTCTGATGAAGGCATTTTTACCAGTCCTATTGCCCAAGAAAACATTTCAGATTTGGATAACAGGACCAATAATACATTGGATTCTGCTCTTAACCACAGTCATGATGATGCAGATGCTTCATTTTCACAAAAAGGAGATATGCTTGAGGGTGAAAGGACTAACTCTTCCCAAAGTGGTTCCGCCGATAATGAGACCAGAGAAAATAATCAAGATTATGCCAACAGAAGAATTGGGGATGAAAAAGAGCAACAAATTGAGGATAGACCGTCAGCTGTCTCCTCTCAAGTTGACGTCCAGAAGCACGTAAAATTGTTTGAAAACGGTGAAGTGTCTTGCTCCGAGGAAAATACTGCTTTTGCTAGTGATTTGTCATCTAGTGACAAGTCAAAGCAAATAAAGTCAGTTCGATCATCACCTGACTCAAACAGGAGAAATGGATCTGTCCGAAGCAGTGAGCATAAAGACACTAGGTTGTACACAATGGAAACAAAAAACCTGCTTTCAGATAGTGTAGTACAGCATttggaaaataaaattaaaaatcttgaaggTGAACTGAGGGAGGCTGCTGCTATTGAGATTAGCCTTTACTCTGTGGTTGCGGAACATGGAAGCTCGGCGACTAAAGTCCATGCACCAGCTCGACGCCTCTCAAGACTCTATTTTCATGCTCGCAGACAGAATCCGAGTTCGAGGAGAGGGAGTGCTGCCAAAAGTATCGTATCTGGATTAGTATTAGTTGCAAAAGCGTGTGGAAATGATGTTCCAAG ATTAACCTTTTGGCTTTCAAATTCAATTGTACTAAGAGTGATAATGAGCAAGTCTCTTGGGGCTAGTCAGCTGCCTATTTCTAGGAGACCTGTCGCTGAAACAGCGTGGGACAGGAATGGAAATAAGAAATCATCGTTGCTTAAATGGGAGTCCTTTCCCACCAAGAGTATGAGAAGTTCTACAGAGGAAAGTTCTGGTGACTGGGAGAACCCTCTAGCATTTGCAGCTGCATTAGAAAAGGTTGAAATGTGGATATTTTCTCGAATCATTGAGTCCATATGGTGGCAG aCTTTTACTCCTCACATGCAGTCTAGTGCTGCCAAATCAATTAATAGAAGTATGGATTCTGACTCGAGCAAGTTACGCCGAACATCTAGTTCAAGTGAGCAGCAGCAGGGAACTTTTTCTTTGGAACTCTGGAAAAAGGCTTTCAGAGATGCATGTGAAAGGATATGTCCTGTACGAGCTGGAGGACATGATTGTGGATGTTTGCCCATTCTTTCTAGGCTG ATAATGGAGCAATTGATCGCTCGATTAGATGTCGCTATGTTCAATGCAATCCTTCGAGAATCAGCTGATGAAATCCCAACAGATCCTGTGGCTGACCCCATTAGTGATGCTGACGTGCTTCCTATTCCAGCAGGGAAAGCTAGCTTTGGTGCTGGTGCACAACTGAAAAATGCG GTTGGACATTGGTCTAGATGGCTTACTGATCTATTTGGCATTGATGATGATGAATTGCCTGAGGATGAGAATGGCTCAGAAACAGTTGATGATGATGAGCCAAGATCATCTGATACGACGTCAAAATCTTTCCATCTTCTCAATGCACTGAGTGATCTTATGATGCTTCCAAAGGATATGCTATTAAGTCGAACAATTAGAAAAGAG GTTTGTCCAACATTTGGTCCTCCGCTGATAAGAAGGGTTCTCAACTGCTTCATCCCTGATGAGTTTTGTCCTGACCCAATTCCTGGAGTCGTGCTTGAGGCCTTAAATTCCTCGGTAGAATCATCT GATTCTTTCGATACCGAGGAAGATTCCGTTATGACCTTCCCATGTGCTGCAGCACCAGTTATATATGAGCCACCATCAGCTTCTTCTGTTGCTGGCTTCTCAGGTGAAAGTGGTGGCACTCCTTTGCTGATACGAAATGGATCCTCGCTACTCAAGAAATCGCAGACGAGTGATGACGAGCTTGATGAATTAGATTCGCCAATGAAATCTATCCACCTTGACTTCTCCCAGTCATCTCCATCTTCTGTAAAGCCTGCGTGGGTGTCAAACAAGAATGGAAGCCTAAATGCTGTAAGATATCAACTTCTTCGGGACGTATGGATGAACAGTGAGTAA
- the LOC140864501 gene encoding putative calcium-binding protein CML19 produces the protein MERYEQYRRIFDRFDSNGDGKISPVELQQCVGSMGGKMTAQEAEAAVALMDSDLDGLLSLEDLVKIIEGAGEEEKASDLKEVFNMYAESSNIITPKSLKRMLSRLGEKKSVDECNNMIARFDLNKDGLLDFQEFKLMMMHDACS, from the coding sequence ATGGAGAGATACGAGCAATACCGCCGCATATTCGATCGCTTCGATTCAAACGGAGACGGCAAAATAAGCCCCGTAGAGCTGCAGCAGTGCGTGGGTTCCATGGGCGGTAAGATGACGGCGCAAGAGGCGGAGGCTGCGGTGGCGCTGATGGATTCAGACCTGGACGGGTTACTGAGCTTGGAGGACTTGGTAAAGATAATAGAAGGCGCGGGAGAAGAGGAGAAGGCGAGTGATCTGAAGGAGGTGTTCAACATGTACGCGGAAAGTAGCAATATTATCACCCCCAAGAGCTTGAAAAGAATGCTGAGTCGATTGGGAGAGAAGAAGAGCGTAGACGAATGCAACAACATGATTGCTCGTTTCGATCTCAACAAAGATGGCCTTCTTGATTTTCAAGAGTTTAAGCTCATGATGATGCATGATGCATGtagttaa
- the LOC140861572 gene encoding probable adenylate kinase 7, mitochondrial isoform X2 yields the protein MSVFSRLRVAARLSSPMRLPKGRRYGSAAAVQLDYDYDDLEDAVQRKGMEDLEEWETVGRGVQWVIMGDPMVNRHVYAERLAKLLEVPHISMGSLVRQELNPNSPLYKQIASSVNQGKLVPEDVIFGLLSKRLEEGYRRGESGFILDGIPRTRVQAILDQITDIDLVLNLKCSDEFLLKKPVGNGIYSPAPEFHRMSNSGFNLNFHPEAGRLQPSISNSDAIWKEKLRMHTELRKPVEEYYKQQKKLLDFQVAGAPGDAWPGLLAALQLQHMSCVSSSANSSQKLTA from the exons ATGTCAGTGTTCAGCCGGCTCAGAGTGGCAGCGCGGCTTTCCTCTCCGATGCGTCTGCCGAAGGGCCGCCGCTACGGATCAGCTGCCGCCGTTCAGCTGGACTACGATTACGACGATCTTGAGGATGCAGTACAGAGGAAAGGAATGGAGGACCTAGAGGAATGGGAAACCGTGGGAAGGGGCGTTCAGTGGGTCATCATGGGAGACCCAATGGTCAACAGACACGTGTACGCGGAGCGGCTCGCGAAGCTCTTGGAGGTTCCTCATATTTCCATGGGCTCGCTTGTGCGTCAAGAGCTCAATCCTAACTCTCCTCTCTACAAACAG ATTGCTAGCTCGGTGAACCAAGGGAAGCTAGTTCCGGAAGATGTAATTTTTGGGCTTCTATCGAAGAGACTGGAAGAAGGTTATCGCAGGGGTGAAAGTGGCTTCATTTTAGATGGAATTCCCAGAACGAGGGTGCAAGCT ATACTCGACCAAATTACTGATATCGACCTGGTGCTGAATCTTAAGTGCTCGGATGAGTTCTTGCTGAAGAAGCCTGTAGGCAATGGAATTTACTCTCCTGCACCAGAATTCCATCGCATGTCTAATTCGGGATTTAATCTAAATTTTCATCCAGAGGCTGGTCGTTTGCAACCCTCCATCTCCAACTCGGATGCCATCTGGAAGGAGAAACTTCGCATGCATACGGAACTG AGGAAGCCTGTGGAAGAATACTACAAGCAACAGAAGAAACTTCTAGACTTTCAAGTGGCTGGTGCACCTGGAGATGCCTGGCCAGGTCTTCTGGCTGCGTTGCAGCTACAGCACATGAGTTGTGTCTCGTCGAGTGCCAATTCGTCACAGAAATTGACTGCATGA
- the LOC140861861 gene encoding uncharacterized protein isoform X2 has translation MVLGLRTNTRKGPSVQLDYIIHIQEIKPWPPSQSLRNLRGVLIQWEHGDRNSGLTNQVVPLLDTGGDVGDGRIEFNESFKLHVSLLREMSVKGGDGDAFQKNCIEFNLYEPRRDKTAKGQLLGTAVLDLADYGIVKESVSISVPINCKRTYRNTAHPLLFLKIQPFEKSRTSSSSKDSLMREASMDRNQVECVSTLMREEYAEEAEVASYTTDDDVSSHSSQPITSSAAESNGSLSPQRKENMAVAENGSAGEASNGHVPGHFVEKLDEKQMTESNVNLTGNSSRSSSMDLSSDLAWISKKIISRSLQPLDAEGKEKEQSSNIEDEEHESGVGDILENTVDGGKDESQQPSSDEGIFTSPIAQENISDLDNRTNNTLDSALNHSHDDADASFSQKGDMLEGERTNSSQSGSADNETRENNQDYANRRIGDEKEQQIEDRPSAVSSQVDVQKHVKLFENGEVSCSEENTAFASDLSSSDKSKQIKSVRSSPDSNRRNGSVRSSEHKDTRLYTMETKNLLSDSVVQHLENKIKNLEGELREAAAIEISLYSVVAEHGSSATKVHAPARRLSRLYFHARRQNPSSRRGSAAKSIVSGLVLVAKACGNDVPRLTFWLSNSIVLRVIMSKSLGASQLPISRRPVAETAWDRNGNKKSSLLKWESFPTKSMRSSTEESSGDWENPLAFAAALEKVEMWIFSRIIESIWWQTFTPHMQSSAAKSINRSMDSDSSKLRRTSSSSEQQQGTFSLELWKKAFRDACERICPVRAGGHDCGCLPILSRLIMEQLIARLDVAMFNAILRESADEIPTDPVADPISDADVLPIPAGKASFGAGAQLKNAVGHWSRWLTDLFGIDDDELPEDENGSETVDDDEPRSSDTTSKSFHLLNALSDLMMLPKDMLLSRTIRKEVCPTFGPPLIRRVLNCFIPDEFCPDPIPGVVLEALNSSDSFDTEEDSVMTFPCAAAPVIYEPPSASSVAGFSGESGGTPLLIRNGSSLLKKSQTSDDELDELDSPMKSIHLDFSQSSPSSVKPAWVSNKNGSLNAVRYQLLRDVWMNSE, from the exons ATGGTTCTAGGTCTGAGGACCAATACCAGGAAAGGCCCTTCGGTTCAGCTTGATTATATAATCCACATCCAGGAGATTAAGCCATGGCCCCCATCTCAGTCACTGAGAAATCTCCGTGGTGTTCTGATTCAATGGGAGCATGGTGATAGGAATTCTGGCTTGACCAATCAAGTCGTCCCTTTACTTGATACTGGGGGTGATGTTGGTGATGGAAGGATTGAATTCAATGAATCTTTCAAGCTTCATGTTTCGCTGTTGCGCGAGATGTCTGTCAAAGGAGGGGATGGAGACGCATTTCAGAAGAATTGCATTGAGTTCAATCTTTATGAACCACGGAGGGACAAGACTGCGAAAGGTCAGCTACTGGGAACAGCTGTTCTGGACTTGGCAGATTATGGTATTGTTAAAGAGAGTGTGAGTATTAGTGTTCCCATTAACTGTAAACGGACGTATAGGAACACAGCacatccacttcttttccttaAAATCCAGCCATTTGAGAAGAGCCGCACGAGCTCCTCTTCGAAAGACAGCCTGATGAGAGAAGCTTCAATGGACAGAAATCAAGTTGAATGTGTTTCTACGTTGATGAGGGAAGAATATGCAGAAGAAGCCGAGGTAGCCTCATATACTACTGATGATGATGTTTCTTCGCACTCATCTCAGCCCATTACTTCTTCAGCAGCTGAATctaatgggagtttatcacctCAACGTAAAGAG AACATGGCAGTTGCAGAGAATGGTAGTGCTGGAGAGGCAAGCAATGGCCATGTCCCTGGTCATTTTGTTGAGAAATTAGATGAGAAGCAAATGACTGAATCTAATGTGAATTTGACCGGGAATTCATCCCGTTCGTCTTCGATGGATTTATCTTCTGATCTTGCTtggatttcaaaaaaaattatttcccgAAGTTTGCAGCCATTAGATGCAGAAGGAAAGGAGAAAGAACAGAGCTCCAATATAGAAGATGAAGAACACGAAAGTGGAGTTGGCGATATTCTGGAAAATACTGTGGATGGTGGGAAGGACGAGTCGCAACAGCCAAGTTCTGATGAAGGCATTTTTACCAGTCCTATTGCCCAAGAAAACATTTCAGATTTGGATAACAGGACCAATAATACATTGGATTCTGCTCTTAACCACAGTCATGATGATGCAGATGCTTCATTTTCACAAAAAGGAGATATGCTTGAGGGTGAAAGGACTAACTCTTCCCAAAGTGGTTCCGCCGATAATGAGACCAGAGAAAATAATCAAGATTATGCCAACAGAAGAATTGGGGATGAAAAAGAGCAACAAATTGAGGATAGACCGTCAGCTGTCTCCTCTCAAGTTGACGTCCAGAAGCACGTAAAATTGTTTGAAAACGGTGAAGTGTCTTGCTCCGAGGAAAATACTGCTTTTGCTAGTGATTTGTCATCTAGTGACAAGTCAAAGCAAATAAAGTCAGTTCGATCATCACCTGACTCAAACAGGAGAAATGGATCTGTCCGAAGCAGTGAGCATAAAGACACTAGGTTGTACACAATGGAAACAAAAAACCTGCTTTCAGATAGTGTAGTACAGCATttggaaaataaaattaaaaatcttgaaggTGAACTGAGGGAGGCTGCTGCTATTGAGATTAGCCTTTACTCTGTGGTTGCGGAACATGGAAGCTCGGCGACTAAAGTCCATGCACCAGCTCGACGCCTCTCAAGACTCTATTTTCATGCTCGCAGACAGAATCCGAGTTCGAGGAGAGGGAGTGCTGCCAAAAGTATCGTATCTGGATTAGTATTAGTTGCAAAAGCGTGTGGAAATGATGTTCCAAG ATTAACCTTTTGGCTTTCAAATTCAATTGTACTAAGAGTGATAATGAGCAAGTCTCTTGGGGCTAGTCAGCTGCCTATTTCTAGGAGACCTGTCGCTGAAACAGCGTGGGACAGGAATGGAAATAAGAAATCATCGTTGCTTAAATGGGAGTCCTTTCCCACCAAGAGTATGAGAAGTTCTACAGAGGAAAGTTCTGGTGACTGGGAGAACCCTCTAGCATTTGCAGCTGCATTAGAAAAGGTTGAAATGTGGATATTTTCTCGAATCATTGAGTCCATATGGTGGCAG aCTTTTACTCCTCACATGCAGTCTAGTGCTGCCAAATCAATTAATAGAAGTATGGATTCTGACTCGAGCAAGTTACGCCGAACATCTAGTTCAAGTGAGCAGCAGCAGGGAACTTTTTCTTTGGAACTCTGGAAAAAGGCTTTCAGAGATGCATGTGAAAGGATATGTCCTGTACGAGCTGGAGGACATGATTGTGGATGTTTGCCCATTCTTTCTAGGCTG ATAATGGAGCAATTGATCGCTCGATTAGATGTCGCTATGTTCAATGCAATCCTTCGAGAATCAGCTGATGAAATCCCAACAGATCCTGTGGCTGACCCCATTAGTGATGCTGACGTGCTTCCTATTCCAGCAGGGAAAGCTAGCTTTGGTGCTGGTGCACAACTGAAAAATGCG GTTGGACATTGGTCTAGATGGCTTACTGATCTATTTGGCATTGATGATGATGAATTGCCTGAGGATGAGAATGGCTCAGAAACAGTTGATGATGATGAGCCAAGATCATCTGATACGACGTCAAAATCTTTCCATCTTCTCAATGCACTGAGTGATCTTATGATGCTTCCAAAGGATATGCTATTAAGTCGAACAATTAGAAAAGAG GTTTGTCCAACATTTGGTCCTCCGCTGATAAGAAGGGTTCTCAACTGCTTCATCCCTGATGAGTTTTGTCCTGACCCAATTCCTGGAGTCGTGCTTGAGGCCTTAAATTCCTCG GATTCTTTCGATACCGAGGAAGATTCCGTTATGACCTTCCCATGTGCTGCAGCACCAGTTATATATGAGCCACCATCAGCTTCTTCTGTTGCTGGCTTCTCAGGTGAAAGTGGTGGCACTCCTTTGCTGATACGAAATGGATCCTCGCTACTCAAGAAATCGCAGACGAGTGATGACGAGCTTGATGAATTAGATTCGCCAATGAAATCTATCCACCTTGACTTCTCCCAGTCATCTCCATCTTCTGTAAAGCCTGCGTGGGTGTCAAACAAGAATGGAAGCCTAAATGCTGTAAGATATCAACTTCTTCGGGACGTATGGATGAACAGTGAGTAA